From a single Lolium rigidum isolate FL_2022 chromosome 7, APGP_CSIRO_Lrig_0.1, whole genome shotgun sequence genomic region:
- the LOC124673398 gene encoding protein ENHANCED DISEASE RESISTANCE 4-like has product MAIPDTSGGGGGARHVRCPKCRSVLQEPAGVPVYQCGGCGASLRAKPRSADAQDAAVSAAQSSESALPSPRLSRSGRLGSGDVASTSAPASHPDAPASARHQGAGAARRSETGGLAPATEQALPSGEKRGHESHDHRSADQEEARGSSGRHRAGGVVSASAQPPPTAEKKGHDHRGAAEGSSGRHRARGAVSAPSASADFSKGSRDAAAENSDRRREAQPNPVVDVATKRGSGEAARPRSRDLGEASPVPARAADSRSAPAAVNWTRRDDAAAAAVAEEKAPSPPPRHAAQPQKMSPLHEKILKTVDELKDDLSELFSKSPELKPSTPPRTPRHRAQEGYASRPAIPTSRARHAAAAAALYRRGNAGYAADKHGQAAPRGLPSRRYRRCRADTFSGHHARLDEPCRRHSCCDHGHGKPECGSCRGHCCGGSCRAREHARPVAAVLEAKRRAPAPKQHCRPVLKGAPFIVCSSCFTLVQVPAGFAVASARVRDLRCGACSAVLSYSYRDPDRKKPAASPARHVGARPDLFSFIEDFAGGVSSYSTTEDERPLHVSRNSSFDTDVAAEEVAAAVARRQRQSNSLHRLMGYGSASELLLRRSPSLYEYGSFDKRSTPPSNASRRYDDRKGKAICLDTDEDVAGDDDSDDGGALRRSNVRRAGRGIPVPGAIRIRS; this is encoded by the exons ATGGCGATCCCGgacaccagcggcggcggcggcggggctcgcCACGTCAGGTGCCCCAAGTGCCGCAGCGTGCTCCAGGAGCCCGCCGGCGTGCCCGTGTACCAATGCGGCGGCTGCGGCGCCAGCCTCCGAG CCAAACCCCGCAGCGCCGACGCGCAGGACGCGGCCGTGAGCGCTGCGCAGTCATCGGAGAGCGCCTTGCCGTCGCCACGTCTGAGCCGGAGCGGGCGTTTGGGCTCCGGCGACGTGGCGAGCACCAGCGCCCCCGCCTCCCATCCCGATGCTCCGGCCAGCGCGCGGCACCAAGGAGCTGGCGCCGCGCGCCGGTCCGAGACCGGTGGCCTCGCGCCGGCGACAGAGCAAGCGTTGCCGAGCGGCGAGAAGAGGGGGCACGAGTCACACGATCATAGAAGTGCTGACCAGGAGGAAGCTCGTGGCAGTTCGGGTCGTCACAGGGCAGGAGGTGTTGTCAGCGCCTCTGCGCAACCGCCGCCGACCGCCGAGAAGAAGGGACACGATCATCGGGGTGCAGCTGAGGGCAGTTCTGGGCGTCACAGGGCAAGGGGTGCTGTCAGCGCTCCCAGCGCCAGTGCCGACTTCTCCAAGGGAAGCAGGGATGCAGCCGCAGAAAATTCAGATAGGAGACGAGAAGCTCAGCCTAATCCTGTTGTTGATGTCGCGACCAAGAGAGGTTCAGGCGAAGCGGCGCGGCCTCGGTCACGGGATCTCGGCGAAGCTTCGCCAGTGCCCGCTCGTGCCGCAGATTCCAGGTCTGCGCCGGCCGCGGTGAACTGGACACGTCGAGACgatgccgcggcggcggcggttgccgaGGAGAAGGCGCCGAGCCCTCCTCCTCGCCACGCGGCCCAGCCGCAGAAGATGAGCCCCCTGCACGAGAAGATCCTCAAGACGGTGGATGAGCTGAAGGACGACCTCTCCGAGCTTTTCAGCAAGTCCCCGGAGCTCAAGCCAAGCACGCCGCCGCGCACTCCTCGCCATCGCGCGCAAGAAGGCTACGCCTCTCGCCCGGCCATCCCTACCAGCAGAGCTCGCCACGCTGCGGCCGCTGCTGCTCTTTACCGTCGCGGCAACGCAGGTTACGCTGCAGACAAGCACGGCCAGGCTGCTCCCCGCGGCTTGCCGTCGCGGCGGTACCGCCGGTGCAGGGCTGATACGTTCAGCGGCCACCACGCGCGGCTGGATGAAccatgccgtcggcacagctgctgCGACCACGGTCACGGCAAGCCCGAGTGCGGCAGCTGCAGGGGGCACTGCTGCGGCGGCTCGTGCAGAGCGCGAGAGCACGCGCGGCCGGTTGCCGCCGTCCTGGAGGCCAAGCGGCGCGCGCCGGCACCGAAGCAGCACTGCCGGCCGGTCCTGAAGGGCGCGCCGTTCATCGTCTGCTCCAGCTGCTTCACGCTCGTCCAGGTGCCCGCGGGCTTCGCCGTGGCCAGCGCCAGGGTGCGCGACCTGCGCTGCGGCGCCTGCTCCGCCGTCCTCTCCTACTCCTACCGCGACCCGGACAGGAAGAAGCCCGCCGCTTCCCCGGCGCGCCACGTCGGCGCGCGGCCGGACCTGTTCTCGTTCATCGAGGACTTCGCGGGCGGGGTGAGCAGCTACTCCACCACGGAGGACGAGCGGCCGCTGCACGTGTCGAGGAACTCGTCGTTCGACACCGACGtcgcggcggaggaggtggcggcggcggtggcgcggcggcAGAGGCAGAGCAACAGCCTGCACCGGCTCATGGGGTACGGCTCGGCCAGCGAGCTGCTGCTGCGGCGCTCACCGAGCCTGTACGAGTACGGGAGCTTCGACAAGAGATCGACGCCGCCGTCCAACGCGAGTAGGCGGTACGACGACAGGAAAGGGAAGGCCATCTGCCTAGACACGGACGaggacgtcgccggcgacgatgacTCGGACGACGGTGGCGCGCTGAGGCGATCGAATGTGAGACGAGCTGGCAGAGGGATTCCTGTACCAGGAGCCATCAGGATCAGGTCGTAA